One region of Faecalibacter bovis genomic DNA includes:
- the rpmF gene encoding 50S ribosomal protein L32 yields the protein MAHPKRRQSSTRRDKRRTHYKIEAPQLAIDSTTGEAHLYHRAHWSDGKLYYKGKVVLEKVQEVTE from the coding sequence ATGGCACATCCTAAGAGAAGACAGTCGTCAACAAGAAGAGATAAACGTAGAACACACTACAAAATCGAAGCTCCACAATTAGCTATCGATTCTACTACAGGTGAAGCTCACTTATACCACAGAGCACACTGGTCTGACGGAAAATTATACTACAAAGGAAAAGTAGTATTAGAAAAAGTACAAGAAGTTACTGAATAA
- the clpP gene encoding ATP-dependent Clp endopeptidase proteolytic subunit ClpP, with the protein MKNAGEEFKKYALLDKGISSLHMESYIQNTTPYIVEERKLNVAQMDVFSRLMMDRIIFLGTAIDDQIANIIQAQLLFLESVDSTKDIQIYVNSPGGGVYAGLGIYDTMQLIKPDVATICTGMAASMGAVLLSAGAAGKRSALKHSRVMIHQPLGGAQGQATDMEITLKEILKLKKELYDILSHHSGQTFEQIEKDGERDYWMTSQEAKEYGMIDEVLLPRGK; encoded by the coding sequence ATGAAAAACGCTGGAGAAGAATTTAAAAAATACGCGTTACTAGATAAAGGAATTAGTAGCTTACACATGGAAAGCTACATCCAAAATACAACGCCATACATTGTTGAGGAGAGAAAATTAAACGTTGCACAAATGGATGTTTTCTCAAGATTAATGATGGATAGAATTATCTTTTTAGGAACTGCTATTGATGATCAAATTGCAAATATCATTCAAGCACAATTATTATTCTTAGAAAGTGTTGATTCTACAAAAGATATCCAAATTTATGTAAACTCTCCAGGAGGAGGTGTTTACGCAGGTTTAGGAATCTACGATACAATGCAATTAATTAAACCAGATGTTGCTACAATTTGTACAGGTATGGCCGCTTCTATGGGAGCAGTTTTATTAAGTGCAGGTGCAGCTGGAAAACGTTCTGCATTAAAACACTCAAGAGTTATGATTCACCAACCATTAGGTGGAGCTCAAGGTCAGGCAACTGATATGGAAATTACTTTAAAAGAAATTTTAAAGTTAAAGAAAGAATTATATGATATACTTTCTCACCATTCAGGTCAAACTTTCGAGCAAATCGAAAAAGATGGTGAACGTGATTACTGGATGACTTCACAAGAAGCAAAAGAATACGGAATGATTGACGAGGTTTTATTACCTAGAGGAAAATAA
- a CDS encoding exonuclease domain-containing protein, translating into MYAILDIEATGGKVGEESIIEIAIYKFDGEEIIDQFISLINPERRIDPFVQKLTSITEKMVKTAPKFHEVAKRIVEITDGCILVGHNVTFDYRMLNQEFNRLGYQYEREWIDTFEYAETLIPGMPSYSLGKLCDSLGIIVTDRHRASGDARATISLFKMLLDKDDEKIITKKTGIKFPKKVNNKYEKLIQDLPNKPGLFYLYNSKKQIIYIGKSINIAQAVNHIFTSKSLRNNRIKRYTKNIKFELTGSNLLASIKEINEILKIKPYLNFDISNKTLYQFGIYYRENKSTFSRFEPGKGRRSEPFLSFKTKEEAEHNLEKILNDYSICQKINKGIKNSDSCFGYTVGTCEGACVGEENKVDYNKRVKEIVDKTKYPSDNFLIVSKGREGIEKSFIFIENNVFVGYGYYEYHHQIKSIERIKKIMTTAEELPDIKAIIRNYLFKAKENQIIIVE; encoded by the coding sequence GTGTACGCAATTTTAGATATAGAAGCGACAGGTGGAAAAGTTGGTGAAGAGTCGATTATAGAAATTGCGATTTACAAATTTGATGGTGAAGAAATCATCGACCAATTTATTTCATTAATTAATCCGGAAAGAAGAATAGATCCGTTTGTACAGAAATTAACAAGCATAACGGAAAAAATGGTTAAAACTGCTCCGAAATTTCATGAAGTAGCTAAACGAATTGTAGAAATTACAGACGGCTGTATTTTAGTAGGTCATAATGTAACTTTTGATTATAGAATGTTGAATCAAGAGTTTAATCGTTTAGGCTATCAATACGAAAGAGAGTGGATTGATACTTTTGAATATGCAGAAACGTTAATTCCAGGAATGCCATCCTATTCTTTAGGTAAACTATGCGATTCTTTGGGGATTATAGTGACTGATAGACATAGAGCTTCTGGTGATGCAAGAGCTACAATCTCTTTATTTAAGATGCTTTTAGATAAAGATGATGAGAAAATTATTACTAAAAAGACTGGAATTAAATTCCCTAAAAAAGTAAATAATAAATATGAAAAATTGATTCAGGATTTGCCAAATAAACCTGGATTATTTTATCTATATAATTCGAAAAAGCAGATCATTTATATAGGTAAAAGCATAAATATTGCGCAAGCAGTTAATCATATTTTTACTTCAAAATCCTTGCGTAATAATCGTATTAAACGTTATACTAAGAATATTAAATTTGAATTAACAGGTAGTAATTTATTAGCTTCAATCAAAGAAATTAATGAAATTTTAAAGATAAAACCTTATTTAAATTTTGATATTTCTAATAAGACTTTGTATCAATTTGGAATTTATTACAGAGAAAATAAAAGTACTTTTTCAAGGTTCGAACCAGGAAAGGGTAGAAGAAGTGAACCATTTTTATCTTTTAAAACAAAAGAGGAAGCGGAGCATAACTTAGAAAAGATTCTAAATGATTACAGCATCTGTCAGAAAATAAATAAAGGAATTAAAAATTCTGATTCTTGTTTTGGTTATACTGTTGGAACTTGTGAAGGAGCTTGTGTTGGAGAAGAGAATAAAGTTGACTACAATAAACGTGTGAAGGAAATTGTAGATAAAACAAAATATCCGTCTGATAATTTCCTAATTGTAAGTAAGGGGAGAGAAGGTATTGAAAAGTCTTTTATTTTTATAGAGAACAATGTATTTGTTGGTTATGGTTACTATGAATACCATCATCAAATAAAATCTATTGAACGCATCAAAAAAATAATGACAACTGCGGAAGAACTTCCTGATATTAAGGCAATAATTAGAAATTACCTTTTTAAAGCAAAAGAAAATCAAATTATTATAGTAGAATAA
- the tig gene encoding trigger factor: MNITRNTTDNLSAVISITLTKADYQEKVDNVLNQYRKTASIKGFRKGQVPMSFVKKQYGEAVVFDTVNELLQKSVTEYINEEKLSILGNPIPVIKDAIDWNAEELTFDFEIGLAPEFDVDLSKIEVESFKVAVADEEVQKYVDNFSQRFGSLKSLEAAEEGAILKVDQAVNGEEAKASFIRIEDLKDASAFIGKKVGDVVEVNSKDIYDTAEEATQNLGTEVSEEGVNVTITIKEINTVAKAEVNQELFDKVYGEGAVDSEEAFRNKIKEESENMYNKEADKQIINDVVTALLENTSFELPKEFLTKWLTFSNEQITSEEQAAEELAKMEKSLRYQLIEAKIAEVNNVEVNAEEVKEAAVVAIKEQLKMYGQTSIPEESMNQIIAGALSNQEEYNRLSYQVFTDKMLAIFKENVKLNEKEVTFDEFVEIITKKNEELAEA; this comes from the coding sequence ATGAATATTACTAGAAATACAACAGACAACTTATCTGCAGTAATCTCAATTACTTTAACTAAAGCAGACTACCAAGAAAAAGTAGATAACGTATTAAATCAATACAGAAAAACTGCTTCAATCAAAGGGTTCCGTAAAGGACAAGTTCCTATGAGCTTTGTTAAAAAGCAATATGGAGAAGCTGTAGTTTTTGATACAGTTAACGAATTATTACAAAAATCAGTTACTGAATATATCAACGAAGAAAAATTATCAATCTTAGGTAATCCAATCCCAGTTATTAAAGATGCGATTGATTGGAATGCTGAAGAATTAACTTTTGATTTCGAAATTGGTTTAGCTCCAGAGTTTGACGTTGATTTATCTAAAATCGAAGTTGAATCTTTTAAAGTAGCTGTTGCTGACGAAGAAGTTCAAAAATATGTTGATAACTTCTCTCAACGTTTCGGATCATTAAAATCTTTAGAAGCTGCTGAAGAAGGTGCTATCTTAAAAGTAGATCAAGCTGTAAACGGTGAAGAAGCTAAAGCATCATTTATCCGTATCGAAGATTTAAAAGACGCATCTGCATTCATCGGTAAAAAAGTTGGTGATGTAGTTGAAGTTAATTCTAAAGATATCTACGATACTGCAGAAGAAGCTACACAAAATTTAGGAACTGAAGTTTCTGAAGAAGGTGTTAATGTAACTATTACAATTAAAGAAATTAATACAGTTGCTAAAGCTGAAGTAAACCAAGAGTTATTTGACAAAGTTTACGGTGAAGGTGCAGTTGATTCTGAAGAAGCTTTCCGTAACAAAATCAAAGAAGAGTCTGAAAATATGTACAACAAAGAAGCTGATAAACAAATTATCAACGACGTTGTTACTGCATTATTAGAAAACACTTCTTTCGAATTACCAAAAGAATTCTTAACAAAATGGTTAACTTTCTCTAACGAGCAAATCACTTCTGAAGAGCAAGCTGCTGAAGAATTAGCTAAAATGGAGAAATCTTTACGTTACCAATTAATTGAAGCTAAAATTGCTGAAGTTAATAATGTAGAAGTTAATGCGGAAGAAGTTAAAGAAGCTGCTGTAGTTGCTATTAAAGAGCAGTTAAAAATGTACGGGCAAACTTCTATTCCAGAGGAAAGCATGAACCAAATTATTGCTGGTGCATTGTCTAACCAAGAGGAATACAACCGTTTATCTTATCAAGTGTTTACAGATAAAATGTTAGCAATCTTCAAGGAGAATGTTAAATTAAACGAGAAGGAAGTAACATTTGACGAATTCGTTGAAATTATTACTAAAAAGAACGAAGAATTAGCAGAAGCTTAA
- a CDS encoding T9SS type A sorting domain-containing protein: MKKNLLTLSLIASVFTYAQDTYIGSNAVVKVQPNTLFYNGGNVTLSPASNEVVKNEGNILVKGDFKNNSSNTTKGKEFINVWTNPNSYGQLIIADTKTSTGLVALERSLPNVTSIDEYIIALPFTGKAEDVYKTLTNLNLSNNIVNPTFSGWCAENSACPDRYTQSLMVWDNSETEYDNVKRDSEISPIKRYLLNSRSGSDFRNVVNTIKTNLPQTATQKLSFSGVPSNEDISIELYSGLKGNSQAYENETFSQWKNRINNHLETYDSYLSNQQNSMDNSRSFGKNIHRLANPFTSNLDLSDISRTNSWIYFSDVSTNTPTAVYDNLIRFRIFKLANDFSITWNSNNGNTSTSTNTTSFSAYLNSNTAGTYFWTGSAEALLIKPYETFFIDYYAVNRSENGGTRTIKADVTLGDKQKTFIKEYAGATSTNEVPGTYSRNNNVQALLNDEDLKARGLVTDFDFTQLELYLSENSSIKGNAAYLLNANFMTTGNETATKLADNNIFFYEETENGEVILDAETISNSFNSEDYIGKPIRLGFKNLNIGSEYQLNVNLYEYSILNKVQNLNLGRYYLLDKLNNTVKEVDALTQINFTADDNINNRFEFYWNESPRTLSTNDLSKSATYIYKNNSNQLIRFEDNNTTAKVEIFDVTGRLINVKNNVNTNIDHKLNLSNVPNIYVVVITYENGKVVTKKTINK; encoded by the coding sequence ATGAAAAAGAATTTACTTACTTTATCTTTAATAGCATCAGTTTTTACTTATGCTCAAGATACTTATATAGGCAGTAATGCTGTGGTGAAAGTTCAGCCTAACACTTTGTTCTATAACGGTGGAAATGTTACGTTAAGTCCAGCTTCTAATGAAGTTGTTAAAAATGAAGGAAATATTTTAGTAAAAGGTGATTTTAAAAATAATTCATCTAACACTACAAAAGGTAAAGAATTTATTAATGTTTGGACTAATCCTAATAGTTATGGTCAGCTAATAATTGCTGATACTAAAACATCAACAGGTTTAGTAGCTTTAGAAAGAAGTTTACCTAATGTTACTTCTATTGATGAGTATATTATTGCATTACCATTTACAGGTAAAGCTGAAGATGTATATAAAACTTTAACAAATTTAAACTTATCAAATAATATTGTTAATCCAACATTTAGTGGTTGGTGTGCTGAAAATTCTGCATGTCCTGATCGCTATACTCAATCATTAATGGTATGGGATAATAGTGAAACTGAATATGATAATGTTAAAAGAGACTCTGAAATCTCTCCTATTAAAAGATATTTATTAAACTCTAGAAGCGGTTCAGATTTTAGAAATGTAGTAAACACTATTAAAACAAATCTACCTCAAACTGCAACTCAAAAACTTTCATTTAGTGGAGTACCATCTAATGAAGATATTAGTATTGAATTATATTCTGGATTAAAAGGAAACTCTCAAGCATATGAGAATGAAACTTTTTCACAATGGAAAAACCGAATTAATAATCATTTAGAAACTTATGATTCTTACTTAAGTAATCAACAAAACTCAATGGATAACAGCCGTTCATTTGGTAAAAATATTCATCGCTTGGCTAATCCATTTACATCTAATTTAGATTTAAGTGATATTTCTAGAACTAATTCATGGATTTATTTTTCAGATGTATCTACTAATACTCCTACTGCTGTTTATGATAATTTAATTCGTTTTAGAATTTTTAAACTTGCAAATGACTTTAGTATTACATGGAATTCTAATAATGGTAATACAAGTACAAGTACAAATACTACATCATTCAGTGCATATTTAAATTCAAATACTGCAGGTACGTATTTTTGGACTGGATCAGCTGAAGCTTTATTAATTAAACCTTATGAAACATTTTTCATAGATTATTACGCAGTTAACAGAAGTGAAAATGGAGGTACGAGAACTATTAAGGCTGATGTAACTTTAGGTGATAAACAAAAGACATTTATCAAAGAATATGCTGGAGCAACTTCTACAAATGAAGTACCTGGAACATATTCAAGAAATAATAATGTTCAAGCATTATTAAATGATGAAGATTTAAAAGCTAGAGGTTTAGTAACTGATTTTGATTTCACACAATTAGAATTATATTTAAGTGAAAACTCTTCTATTAAAGGTAATGCTGCTTATTTATTAAACGCAAATTTCATGACTACTGGAAATGAAACTGCAACGAAATTAGCTGATAATAATATTTTCTTTTATGAAGAAACTGAAAATGGTGAGGTTATTTTAGATGCAGAAACTATTTCAAATTCATTTAATTCTGAAGATTACATTGGTAAACCAATCAGATTAGGTTTTAAAAATTTAAACATTGGAAGTGAATATCAATTAAATGTTAATTTATATGAATATTCGATTTTAAATAAAGTACAAAATTTAAATTTAGGTCGTTATTATTTATTAGATAAATTAAACAATACTGTAAAAGAAGTTGATGCTTTAACGCAGATTAATTTTACAGCTGATGATAATATCAATAATAGATTTGAATTCTATTGGAATGAATCTCCAAGAACTTTATCTACAAATGATTTATCAAAAAGTGCTACTTATATTTATAAGAATAACTCGAATCAATTAATTAGATTCGAAGATAATAATACAACTGCTAAAGTTGAAATTTTTGATGTAACAGGTAGACTTATAAATGTTAAAAATAATGTTAATACGAATATTGATCATAAATTAAATTTATCAAATGTTCCTAACATTTATGTAGTTGTTATTACTTATGAAAATGGTAAGGTAGTAACTAAAAAAACAATTAATAAATAA
- a CDS encoding YceD family protein, translating to MDKLKNYTIVFSSLPFGVTDFTYEISQSFFDLFEIETDFDNPDINVDLDFEKNSTMLELFFKINGKITIPCDITGENFDQKISNEAKLIVKFGDEFDDTDSEIWIIPRDEYELNIAQVLYELIMLSLPVKRIHPDVLEGNIDPEISDLLDEYSIYDISQLEDNDNNNDDDDDNDDDIDPRWAKLKDLKP from the coding sequence ATGGACAAACTAAAAAATTACACCATAGTATTCTCTAGTTTACCTTTTGGGGTAACAGATTTTACTTACGAAATATCACAATCGTTCTTTGATTTGTTTGAAATTGAGACAGATTTTGACAATCCTGATATTAATGTTGATTTGGACTTTGAGAAAAATTCAACAATGTTAGAGCTATTTTTCAAAATAAATGGAAAAATAACTATACCATGTGATATAACAGGTGAAAATTTTGATCAAAAAATTTCGAATGAAGCCAAATTAATTGTTAAATTTGGCGACGAATTTGATGACACTGACAGTGAAATTTGGATTATTCCACGTGATGAATACGAATTAAACATAGCACAAGTATTATACGAGTTGATTATGTTATCACTTCCTGTTAAAAGAATTCATCCTGATGTTTTAGAAGGTAATATTGATCCTGAAATCTCTGATTTATTAGATGAGTACAGTATTTACGATATTAGCCAACTAGAAGATAATGATAATAACAACGATGACGATGACGACAATGATGACGATATCGACCCACGTTGGGCAAAATTAAAAGATTTAAAACCGTAG
- the clpX gene encoding ATP-dependent Clp protease ATP-binding subunit ClpX, which translates to MKLEENKCSFCGKNRNDVNILVSGVEGNICDNCIEQAHGIVIEEKKFNTDNELIQPLALKSPKEIKEFLDDYVIGQDQAKKILSVAVYNHYKRVLNEAKSKNEVEIDKSNVILVGETGSGKTLLAKTIAKLLNVPFAIVDATVLTEAGYVGEDVESILTRLLQAADYNVELAEKGIVFIDEVDKIARKSDNPSITRDVSGEGVQQALLKILEGTVVNVPPKGGRKHPDQKFVEVNTKDILFIAGGAFSGIEKHIADRLKKHVIGFKNEDTKEVENLLDEVNSMDLKNFGIIPELIGRLPIITFLKPLDKEAMKAILTEPKNALLKQYQKLFELDGKELIITEETIDKIVDKANELGLGARGLRSVTEELFTDLMYNIDELPKKVSV; encoded by the coding sequence ATAAAATTGGAAGAAAACAAGTGTTCGTTCTGTGGGAAAAACAGAAACGATGTAAATATTTTAGTTTCAGGAGTAGAGGGTAATATTTGTGATAATTGCATTGAACAAGCTCATGGTATTGTAATAGAAGAAAAAAAATTTAACACAGATAATGAATTAATTCAACCTCTTGCTTTAAAATCTCCTAAAGAGATAAAAGAATTCTTAGACGATTATGTAATCGGTCAAGATCAAGCTAAAAAAATTCTTTCGGTAGCTGTATACAACCATTACAAACGAGTTTTAAACGAGGCTAAATCTAAAAACGAGGTTGAAATAGATAAATCTAATGTAATTCTTGTCGGTGAAACTGGAAGTGGAAAAACATTATTAGCTAAAACAATTGCTAAATTATTAAATGTTCCTTTTGCTATTGTTGATGCTACAGTTTTAACTGAAGCTGGATATGTAGGTGAAGATGTTGAAAGTATTTTAACACGTTTATTACAAGCTGCTGATTACAATGTAGAGTTAGCTGAAAAAGGTATTGTATTTATCGATGAAGTTGATAAAATTGCTCGAAAATCAGACAATCCATCAATTACTAGAGATGTTTCTGGTGAAGGAGTTCAGCAAGCATTGCTTAAAATTTTAGAAGGTACAGTTGTTAATGTTCCACCAAAAGGAGGACGTAAACATCCAGATCAAAAATTTGTTGAAGTTAATACAAAAGATATTTTATTTATAGCTGGTGGTGCATTTTCTGGGATAGAAAAACACATTGCTGATCGTTTAAAGAAACATGTGATTGGATTCAAAAATGAAGACACAAAAGAAGTTGAAAACTTATTAGACGAAGTAAATTCAATGGATTTAAAAAACTTTGGAATTATTCCTGAGTTAATAGGTCGATTACCAATCATAACTTTCTTAAAACCATTAGATAAAGAAGCTATGAAAGCCATTTTAACTGAGCCTAAAAATGCTTTGTTAAAACAGTATCAAAAATTATTTGAGCTAGACGGTAAAGAACTAATTATTACAGAAGAAACAATAGATAAAATTGTTGATAAAGCTAATGAATTAGGACTAGGTGCACGCGGATTAAGATCAGTTACAGAAGAACTTTTTACAGATCTGATGTATAATATTGATGAACTTCCAAAAAAAGTTTCAGTTTAA
- the accB gene encoding acetyl-CoA carboxylase biotin carboxyl carrier protein, which translates to MDIKDIQNLIRFVSKAEVAEVSIKQEDIEIKIKTLHGISNQPVAQSYYVPQPGQAPVAQAAAPAPVASTESATPATEENSNYITVKSPMIGTFYRASGPGKDPFISVGDTIAPGKVLCIVEAMKLFNEIESEVSGKIVKILVDDATPVEYDQPLFLVDPS; encoded by the coding sequence ATGGATATTAAAGACATTCAAAATTTAATCAGATTTGTGTCTAAAGCTGAAGTTGCTGAAGTTAGCATTAAACAAGAAGACATCGAAATCAAGATTAAAACTTTACATGGAATTTCTAACCAACCAGTAGCACAATCTTACTACGTACCACAACCAGGTCAAGCACCTGTTGCACAAGCTGCAGCTCCAGCACCTGTTGCATCTACTGAATCTGCTACCCCTGCTACTGAAGAAAACAGTAACTACATCACTGTAAAATCTCCTATGATTGGAACATTCTACCGTGCATCAGGTCCAGGTAAAGATCCATTCATTAGTGTTGGTGATACAATTGCTCCTGGAAAAGTTTTATGTATCGTAGAAGCTATGAAATTATTTAACGAAATTGAATCAGAAGTTTCTGGTAAAATCGTTAAAATTTTAGTTGACGATGCTACGCCAGTAGAATACGATCAACCATTATTCTTAGTTGACCCATCTTAA
- a CDS encoding redoxin domain-containing protein: MKKYFILPLAFIGVNTFAQFNINGQIGNYANKPILVKIFENGSPKTINTVKTDNNGNFTTKVPVRYNGIVKLETPSGGAISILSDNENIKFTTVYGEQIQTGLKVSEGKAQSEYIKLQQLVPLNELNASIFPHIKNIYSPSDEFYKALEKEEKRINDLNKNQSISSPLVNYISGLEALVKESKTSLSESSANKILSHIEKDDDRLENSSYLPELAFAYINYQFTKSPNDTPENNLQKATEVLLDKGNIETERGQNILSTIFTLVPEANFPNFYKNYKSKVNSLTCKVTDDLKKKVNRSSALKIGDKAPDIKFENSVKGKKSLYDIKASEKLVVFWASWCPACNKELPYIKEYYTEFKKKGGEIIAISLDFDQNEFEKATKDLEWFNYTDLLRWDSPIAELYNVDSTPTIFLLDKDNKIVQKVGHITDLQTLK; the protein is encoded by the coding sequence ATGAAAAAATACTTTATATTACCATTGGCTTTTATTGGTGTGAATACATTTGCTCAATTCAACATTAATGGCCAAATTGGAAATTACGCTAATAAACCGATTTTGGTAAAGATCTTTGAAAATGGATCACCTAAAACAATTAACACTGTTAAAACTGATAATAACGGTAATTTCACTACTAAAGTTCCTGTGAGATACAATGGAATTGTAAAATTAGAAACTCCATCTGGTGGTGCTATTTCAATTTTATCTGATAATGAAAATATCAAATTCACAACAGTATATGGTGAACAAATCCAAACTGGCTTAAAAGTATCTGAAGGTAAAGCACAAAGTGAATATATTAAATTACAGCAGTTAGTTCCCTTAAACGAACTTAATGCGAGTATTTTCCCACATATTAAAAATATTTATAGCCCATCTGACGAATTTTATAAAGCATTAGAAAAAGAAGAAAAAAGAATTAATGATTTAAATAAAAATCAATCTATTTCTTCTCCATTGGTTAACTATATTTCGGGATTAGAAGCTTTAGTAAAAGAATCAAAAACTAGTTTAAGCGAAAGTTCTGCTAATAAAATTTTAAGCCATATTGAAAAAGATGATGATCGCTTAGAAAACTCAAGTTATTTACCTGAATTAGCTTTTGCTTACATTAACTATCAGTTTACAAAATCGCCTAACGATACGCCTGAAAACAATTTACAAAAGGCTACAGAAGTATTATTAGATAAAGGAAATATTGAAACTGAAAGAGGTCAAAATATTTTATCAACTATTTTTACTTTAGTACCTGAAGCTAATTTCCCTAACTTTTACAAAAATTACAAATCAAAGGTTAACAGTTTAACATGTAAAGTTACTGATGATTTAAAGAAGAAAGTTAATCGATCTAGTGCTTTAAAAATTGGTGACAAAGCTCCAGATATTAAATTTGAAAATTCTGTTAAAGGAAAGAAAAGTTTATATGATATAAAAGCTTCAGAAAAATTAGTTGTTTTCTGGGCTTCTTGGTGTCCTGCTTGTAACAAAGAGTTGCCTTATATCAAAGAGTATTATACCGAATTTAAGAAGAAAGGTGGTGAAATTATAGCTATCTCTTTAGATTTTGATCAAAATGAATTTGAGAAAGCAACTAAAGACTTAGAATGGTTTAATTATACTGATCTTTTACGTTGGGATTCACCAATTGCTGAATTATATAACGTAGACTCTACTCCAACTATTTTCTTATTAGATAAAGACAATAAGATTGTTCAGAAAGTAGGTCATATTACAGATTTACAAACATTAAAATAA
- the accC gene encoding acetyl-CoA carboxylase biotin carboxylase subunit, which yields MFKKILIANRGEIAMRVIRTAKEMGIKTVAVYSKADETSLHVRFADEAVCIGPAQSKDSYLKMSNIIAAAEITDADAIHPGYGFLSENATFSKICQSHGIKFIGASPEHIDRMGDKANAKATMKEAGVPVVPGSEGLLESYEQALEIAKEIKFPVMLKATAGGGGKGMRAVWKEEDLLHAWESARQEAAAAFGNDGMYMEKLIEEPRHVEIQVAGDKFGKACHLSERDCSIQRRNQKLVEETPSPIMTDDLRERMGTAAVKAAEYIGYEGVGTIEFLVDKHGDFYFMEMNTRIQVEHPITEQVTGFDLVREQIMLAAGEPISGKNYYPQMHSIECRINAEDPYADFRPSPGMITSINIPGGNGVRVDTHVYAGYVIPPHYDSMIAKLITTAQTREEAIQKMKRALGEFYIEGIKTTIPFHLQLMDDPDFIAGNYTTKFMEDFNLDPSYADMD from the coding sequence ATGTTCAAAAAGATATTAATAGCAAATAGAGGAGAAATTGCAATGCGAGTAATTCGTACTGCAAAAGAAATGGGTATCAAAACTGTTGCTGTTTACTCAAAAGCTGATGAAACTTCTTTACATGTACGTTTCGCTGACGAAGCTGTATGTATTGGTCCTGCTCAAAGTAAAGATTCTTACTTAAAAATGTCGAATATTATCGCAGCTGCTGAAATTACAGATGCTGATGCTATTCACCCAGGATACGGTTTCTTATCAGAAAACGCAACATTCTCTAAAATTTGTCAATCACACGGAATTAAATTCATTGGAGCTTCTCCAGAGCATATCGACCGTATGGGAGATAAAGCAAATGCGAAAGCAACAATGAAAGAAGCTGGAGTTCCTGTAGTACCAGGATCAGAAGGTTTATTAGAAAGCTACGAACAAGCCTTAGAAATTGCAAAGGAAATTAAATTCCCTGTAATGTTAAAAGCTACTGCCGGTGGTGGTGGTAAAGGTATGCGTGCTGTTTGGAAAGAAGAAGATTTATTGCACGCTTGGGAATCTGCTCGTCAAGAAGCTGCTGCAGCTTTCGGAAACGACGGTATGTACATGGAAAAATTAATCGAGGAACCTCGCCATGTCGAAATTCAAGTTGCTGGAGATAAATTCGGAAAAGCTTGTCACTTATCAGAGCGTGATTGTTCAATCCAACGTCGTAATCAAAAATTAGTTGAAGAAACTCCTTCTCCAATTATGACTGACGACTTACGCGAGCGTATGGGTACTGCTGCTGTAAAAGCTGCTGAATATATCGGTTATGAAGGTGTAGGTACAATCGAGTTCTTAGTTGACAAACATGGTGATTTTTACTTTATGGAAATGAATACTCGTATCCAAGTAGAACACCCAATTACTGAGCAAGTAACAGGTTTCGATTTAGTTCGTGAACAAATTATGTTAGCTGCTGGAGAACCTATTTCTGGTAAAAATTACTATCCACAAATGCACTCTATCGAGTGTCGTATCAACGCAGAAGATCCTTACGCAGATTTCCGTCCATCTCCAGGTATGATTACATCAATCAATATTCCTGGTGGAAATGGTGTTCGTGTAGATACTCACGTTTATGCAGGATATGTAATTCCACCTCATTACGATTCTATGATTGCTAAATTAATCACGACTGCACAAACTCGTGAAGAAGCAATTCAGAAAATGAAACGTGCTTTAGGAGAGTTCTATATTGAAGGTATTAAAACTACTATCCCATTCCACTTACAATTGATGGATGATCCAGATTTTATCGCTGGTAATTACACAACTAAGTTTATGGAAGACTTTAATTTAGATCCATCTTACGCAGATATGGATTAA